The uncultured Sphaerochaeta sp. genome includes the window GGTGAAAAGGTCTTCACAGTTATATACCTCGGCCTTGATAAATCCCCGTTCAAAATCTGAGTGGATGACTCCAGCAGCCTGAGGAGCCTTGTATCCTGCTCGGAAGGTCCATGCCCTATCCTCATCAGAACCTGCGGTGAAGAAGGTACGTAGGCCAAGAATGTGGTAGGCACTACGGATCAGCTGGTTGAGACCGGATTCCTGAAGCCCTACAGCTTCGAGAAATTCCTGCTTCTCCTCCTCGGTTTCCAATACAGCAATCTCAGACTCAATCTTTCCACAGATAACCACTACCTCTGAACCTTCCCCCTCAGCGACAGCTCTTACCTGCTTCACGAAGGCATTTTCTTCAACAATGCCTTCCTCATCTACGTTGCAGACATAGATGACCGGTTTGAGAGTGATCAAGTGAAGGTCAGAGACCAGTGCAAGCTCATCCTCATCAAGTTGCAGACTACGAGCGCTCTTTCCCTGCTCAAGACAATCCTTAAGGCGAGAGAGTACAGGAAGAGATTTCTCCATCTCTTTCTGTGCTTCTTTGCTCAGTCGATTCAGCTTGTTTTGTTTAGCCCATCGGTTTGTCACCGTGTCGAGGTCAGCAAGAGCCAACTCAATGTTGATGGTCTCGATATCCCCAAGTGGATCGATCTTATTATTGACATGAACGATATCGCTGTTTTCAAAGCAGCGAACCACGTGCGCGATTACCCCTACTTCCCTGATTGAGGCGAGAAACCGGTTACCCAGCCCTTCTCCCTTGCTTGCACCTGCTACCAACCCTGCAATATCGACAAATTCGAATGTTGCAGGAATAACCCGCTCTGGCGGAATCAAGGTGGCAATCTTGTCCAGCCGCTTATCAGGAACGGAAACGATTCCCACGTTGGGATCGATGGTACAGAACGGATAATTCGCTACTTCGGCAGGAGCTGCCGTAAGTGCTGAGAATATAGTAGATTTTCCTACGTTGGGGAGCCCAACTATGCCGCAATTAACACCCATGATTCACCTCATTATCGGCTCAATGTGAGCCAGCTAACGAAGTGTATCACATATTGACTTGCTCGTTAACCAGCCCTATAGTCAACACCAATGGGTAGTACACATACAGAAGACACTGAAAAGAATATTTCCAGCCACGACATACAAGATGAACGACAGAGAGCACTGCTCTTGGTCCTTGTAAACAGTGAAGACACACCACAAACCACGCAAAACCGTGCACAGGAACTGGAGGCCTTGGTAGACACCATGGGTCCAATTACCATTCATACTGAGCATATCCCGCTCAGGAAGGTGCACAGTGCAACCATGATCGGAAGCGGTAAGGTAGAACAGATCAAGGCCCTGATAGAAGAAAAAGAGCCTGACCTGATCGTGTTCGACTGCCCGATCAGTCCTCGCGTGCAGCGCAACCTGGAGAGCATTCTCTCCATCTGTGTGATAGACCGCGATGAAGTCATCCTTCAGATCTTTGCTGACAGAGCGGCAACCAAGGAAGCAGTACTGCAAGTTGAACTCGCACGACTCGAATATTCGCTGCCCAGACTAACCAGAAGATGGACCAGTCTTGGACGGCAACATGGTGGAGTGAAGGGAACCCGCGGAGAGGGTGAAAAACAGCTTGAGCTCGATAGACGGCAGATTCAGGAGAAAATTGTAAGCTTGAAAGCACAACTGGAGAAAGTAGTGCAACAGCGCAACACCCAACGTAGCCAGAGAATGAATACCAACATTCCAACGGGTGCCATCGTTGGCTACACCAACAGTGGAAAGTCCAGCCTGCTCAATGCCCTTACCAGTGCAGGCGTCCTTGCAGAGAACAAGCTCTTTGCAACCCTCGATCCCACCACCAGAAAGGTAAAGCTCCCAGGAGGGGAAGAGATTCTGCTCTCCGATACTGTCGGATTTGTCAGCGACCTACCCCACCACCTTGTCCAGGCATTCAAGAGCACGCTCGAGGAGGCCCGTTTCGCAGATTTTCTCATCATTGTCTGTGATGCTGCTCATCCCAATATGCTTGCTAGCTACACGACCACCGTTGAGGTACTTGAGGATCTTGGCTGCACTGATAAACCAGCAATTGTGTTGGCAAACAAGATGGATATGGTACGTGACGCTTTTGCTGTCAGCAGGCTCAAGTCACTCTATCCAGTGGTAATAGAAACATCCATCAAAGAAGGAACCGGTCTCGAATCCCTGCTTGAGCAGATTACCAAAACCCTTGGAGACCTCTATCCCACGGCAACCTATTTCATCCCCAACTCCCGTCATGACCTGGTTGCACATATCCACCGCCATGGACAGGTTGAGTTCATTGACTACCAAGGGGAGGGAATCTTGGTAAGAACGAGAATCCAGCCTCGTTTCCAAGGTCCGCTCAGTGAGTTCCGCAAGTCATAAAAAGTGCCACCCAATAGAAGGTGACACCAATTCGATTTTACTGACTTTCTGAACCTAGAGTCTCCAGAGAGCACCCAAAGCTCCGTACCATCCGAACATTTCTCTATCGCCTTGGACAACACGCAAGGCTGGACCTGTTCTCAGATAAAAATCAAGAGGGAGATCACTATTGTCCAGATGATAGGCAATGCCTGCAGGGATTATGACCGCAAGATTAAAGTCATTCCCTAAGTTCATTGCTACACCACCACCAACGGTGACATCAAAATCGAGTGTATCAATACTGAATTCTGCTACTTTATAGTTTGCAGCTGCATCAATGGCAAACGTACTGCCAAATGCATCAAATCCAAGATTTGCTATAACGTCTAGGTCGTCCAGACGGAACTGTCCGCCTACGCCGCTGTTGGTTCCCAAGTTCAGTCCTACCGCAAGGTCGGTCTTCGAAGCTCTCTCCGCTGCTGTAGCAGGAAGCAGTACCATAGCCAGTAAAAGTACAGCAAGTAATACTTTCTTCATACGCACTCTCCTTCTGTAGGATAAACTCCTACCAATAATTTTGTTATGTAAACTATACCATAAGCAAAATTTCTTGAACAGGCAAACATATAGGTGGATCTGGATAAAATCATTAGAGATTGAGCTACTGGTGTTTTTTTTCAAATCTGGGTACCATACATTCAGAGAGGAAGTGTAAAAAATGAATAGACATCTTACCCTTCGTGGTGCCCTTATTGCTCTTGTCGGTTTACTGGTGATCACCGCCAGTTCCATGTATGTAGCGCTCAGAATGGGAGCACTGCCCTGGCC containing:
- the ychF gene encoding redox-regulated ATPase YchF; amino-acid sequence: MGVNCGIVGLPNVGKSTIFSALTAAPAEVANYPFCTIDPNVGIVSVPDKRLDKIATLIPPERVIPATFEFVDIAGLVAGASKGEGLGNRFLASIREVGVIAHVVRCFENSDIVHVNNKIDPLGDIETINIELALADLDTVTNRWAKQNKLNRLSKEAQKEMEKSLPVLSRLKDCLEQGKSARSLQLDEDELALVSDLHLITLKPVIYVCNVDEEGIVEENAFVKQVRAVAEGEGSEVVVICGKIESEIAVLETEEEKQEFLEAVGLQESGLNQLIRSAYHILGLRTFFTAGSDEDRAWTFRAGYKAPQAAGVIHSDFERGFIKAEVYNCEDLFTYGSEQKVKVAGKLRMEGKEYLVQDGDIMHFKFNV
- the hflX gene encoding GTPase HflX, producing MGSTHTEDTEKNISSHDIQDERQRALLLVLVNSEDTPQTTQNRAQELEALVDTMGPITIHTEHIPLRKVHSATMIGSGKVEQIKALIEEKEPDLIVFDCPISPRVQRNLESILSICVIDRDEVILQIFADRAATKEAVLQVELARLEYSLPRLTRRWTSLGRQHGGVKGTRGEGEKQLELDRRQIQEKIVSLKAQLEKVVQQRNTQRSQRMNTNIPTGAIVGYTNSGKSSLLNALTSAGVLAENKLFATLDPTTRKVKLPGGEEILLSDTVGFVSDLPHHLVQAFKSTLEEARFADFLIIVCDAAHPNMLASYTTTVEVLEDLGCTDKPAIVLANKMDMVRDAFAVSRLKSLYPVVIETSIKEGTGLESLLEQITKTLGDLYPTATYFIPNSRHDLVAHIHRHGQVEFIDYQGEGILVRTRIQPRFQGPLSEFRKS